One Hippoglossus hippoglossus isolate fHipHip1 chromosome 5, fHipHip1.pri, whole genome shotgun sequence genomic window carries:
- the si:dkey-178o16.4 gene encoding vasopressin V2 receptor: MAWSSVNISNITLETAGPEDDPRNERLAQVEIVLLSIIFITAGILNVGLLLVLWKRRKQLSRMRVFVFHLCVADLVVTFFQVCPQLMWDITDRFIGPDILCRAVKYLQVVGMFASTYMIVAMTIDRYQAICNPMVTFQRRRARWNGPVCAAWCVSLIGSLPQVFIFSRVKVAPGVYDCWAQFIKPWGPRAYVTWTTLVIFVLPILTVIVCQVRICRTVHINFHMKTQHVGEAHTKALSSRASSVAGVSKARAKTVKMTVVIVLTYIICWTPFFTVQLWSVWDVQAPTHSAIFTILMLLASLNSCANPCIYLLFSGKLPKRLVAMMCTRESELKDSIQEEGTMVSSLYISLKSLSVSR, from the exons ATGGCTTGGTCAAGTGTAAATATCAGTAACATCACTTTGGAGACTGCGGGTCCTGAGGATGATCCGCGGAACGAGCGCTTGGCTCAGGTGGAAATAGTTCTTCTgtccatcatcttcatcactgcGGGGATCCTGAACGTCGGGCTCTTGTTGGTGCTGTGGAAGCGCAGGAAGCAGCTCTCCAGGATGCGCGTCTTCGTTTTCCACCTGTGCGTCGCAGACCTGGTGGTCACCTTCTTCCAAGTTTGTCCGCAGCTCATGTGGGACATCACGGACAGATTCATTGGTCCAGACATACTGTGTCGCGCAGTGAAGTACCTGCAGGTGGTGGGGATGTTTGCCTCCACGTACATGATAGTGGCGATGACGATAGACCGATATCAAGCCATCTGCAACCCCATGGTGACGTTCCAGAGGCGCAGGGCGCGCTGGAACGGTCCGGTGTGCGCCGCCTGGTGCGTCTCTCTCATCGGCAGCCTCCCGCAGGTGTTCATCTTCTCCCGGGTGAAGGTCGCTCCCGGTGTGTACGACTGCTGGGCACAGTTCATCAAGCCGTGGGGACCGAGAGCCTACGTGACCTGGACCACTCTGGTGATATTCGTGCTGCCCATTCTCACGGTGATCGTGTGCCAGGTGCGCATCTGCCGCACCGTGCACATCAACTTCCACATGAAGACGCAGCACGTCGGAGAGGCGCACACCAAGGCGCTGTCCTCCAGGGCCAGCAGCGTGGCCGGGGTGTCCAAAGCCAGGGCGAAGACCGTGAAGATGACCGTGGTCATCGTGCTCACATACATCATCTGCTGGACCCCTTTCTTCACCGTGCAGCTGTGGTCTGTGTGGGACGTGCAGGCGCCCACTCACT CTGCAATCTTCACCATCCTGATGTTGCTGGCCAGTCTGAACAGCTGTGCGAACCCCTGCATCTACCTGCTGTTCAGCGGGAAGCTGCCCAAGAGACTGGTGGCTATGATGTGCACGCGAGAGTCAGAGCTGAAGGACTCCATCCAGGAGGAGGGCACCATGGTCAGCTCCCTGTACATCAGTCTCAAGAGCCTGTCGGTCAGCAGATAA
- the trnt1 gene encoding CCA tRNA nucleotidyltransferase 1, mitochondrial produces the protein MWSRLLSPRVVGRAGVWWRSLYTMQLKTSDFRSLFTEGLNGLVEIFEKNNHELRIAGGAVRDLLSGKRPEDVDFATTATPEEMKRMFQVAGVRMINNKGEAHGTITARLHNENFEVTTLRLDVQTDGRHAEVEFTKDWLRDAERRDLTINSLFLGLDGTLYDYFKGYEDLQNRKVRFVGSAEQRIQEDYLRILRYFRFYGRVAVEPDDHEPETLTAIRENGRGLAAISGERIWVELKKMVVGDHAAHLLELMYKLELAQYIGLPPDGDVEEMKQVWQNAKDHSPKPMTVLAALFHCPEEVEKMDLRLKVSREEKNLALFLVKHRRELCKSKDEPQSLKPFTDFIIDSRELDSQIKVCELLKYQGEEKLLAELRRWSIPRFPVNGHDLRRMGVTSGKEIGATLQNLRDIWKKSRYLMDKEELLTHVQTFDK, from the exons ACTTCCGCTCTCTGTTCACCGAGGGGCTGAATGGACTCGTAG AGATATTTGAGAAGAATAATCATGAGCTAAGGATAGCTGGAGGGGCTGTGCGGGACCTGCTGTCTGGGAAGCGGCCTGAGGATGTGGACTTTGCCACGACAGCCACTCCAGAGGAGATGAAGCGCATGTTCCAGGTGGCTGGCGTCAGGATGATCAACAATAAGGGAGAGGCGCATGGGACCATTACAGCAAGG ctacACAATGAGAACTTTGAGGTGACCACCTTGCGACTGGACGTTCAGACAGATGGACGTCATGCAGAGGTGGAATTCACCAAAGACTGGCTAAGAGATGCAGAGCGGCGAGACCTCACCATCAACTCCCTGTTTTTAG GTCTCGATGGCACACTGTATGATTATTTCAAAGGATACGAAGACCTGCAAAACCGTAAAGTTCGGTTTGTTGGCAGCGCTGAGCAAAGAATCCAAGAAGATTACCTGAGAATACTGCGATATTTCAG GTTCTACGGCAGGGTGGCTGTGGAGCCTGATGACCACGAGCCTGAGACGCTGACAGCCATCAGGGAAAATGGCAGAGGACTAGCAGCGATATCGGGAGAGCGGATTTGGGTGGAACTAAAAAAGATGGTGGTTGGTGACCATGCTGCTCATCTACTGGAGCTGATGTACAAGCTGGAACTGGCCCAGTACATAG GTTTACCTCCAGATGGCGATGTTGAAGAGATGAAGCAAGTGTGGCAGAATGCCAAAGACCACTCTCCCAAGCCCATGACCGTCCTGGCTGCTCTCTTTCACTGTCCAGAGGAGGTGGAAAAGATGGACCTCCGACTGAAGGTCTCaagggaggagaagaatctgGCTCTGTTCCTGGTCAAACATAGAAGAGAGCTGTGCAAGAGCAAAGACGAGCCGCAGAGTCTCAAACCCTTCACTGACTTCATCATTGAT AGTCGGGAGCTGGATTCTCAGATTAAAGTGTGCGAGCTGCTGAAGTATCAAggtgaggagaagctgctggcCGAGCTCCGCAGATGGTCCATCCCTCGATTCCCTGTCAATGGTCACGATCTGAGGAGGATGGGTGTCACGTCAGGCAAGGAAATTGGGGCCACCTTACAGAATCTCCGCGACATCTGGAAGAAAAGCCGCTATCTGATGGACAAAGAAGAACTGCTCACTCACGTACAGACTTTTGACAAATAG